ACTTGTCTCCCTTCACTCTTCTTCCCCAACACCGTCTACCGCCCTCTCACCCCCCACGATCTTCCTCTCACTCAAATCTCCCATCTCTACCTTCTCGATTTCGTTGGCCCTCCTCATTTTCTTCAAGATATCTCCGCCAAAGTTCAAAGGTACTAACTCCTCTCTTCAATAATATTCTTGTGATTTTAATTTGACGTGAGTGTATCGAATTGTATGTAGAGTGATCGTTTTGGACCATCACaaaactgcacttgagatgCTAGGGAGTGAGAATTTGGGGGCTAAGAATGTTGATAAAGTGATTGATATGGAGAGGAGTGGGGCTACTATCGCCTTGGATTACTTCAAAGAGAAGCTTATGAATCATGATGCTGTTAAGCACCAGTATGTGCTCGATGAATTTGAGCGTGTTCGGCAACTCTTTCGCTACATTGAAGATGGGGACCTTTGGAGGTGGAAACTGCATAACAGCAAAGCTTTTAGCAGTGGATTGAAGGATTTGAACATTGAGTTTGATGTTAGAAAAAACCCTTCCATGTTTGATCAAGTAAGTATTTGATTACATTTTCTTTCCTAACTTCAGCAAGTTTCTTTTTGCACTCTGTGTTGTCTTAGTTATTATGCATATGGGTTTTTGTCTTGTTTGATAAGTTTCTAGTTGCATGAAGATGTTATCCTTTCTTTTAACTTAAAATTTGTGTGCAAGGTCAGTGAAGACTGAAGCAAATTTGGAATTCAATTAAACTCTGATATAAATTCAGTTCCTCAAAATTGGCTATATGCTAATGTTATCTAAGCAAGTCTTTTTTGCTACATTGAAGGATTTTTGGTGAAGCaccaaaaatatctttattgaACAATTAATATATGATATAAATGAGACTATTGGATGCTTGAAATAAgtgacaaaattttatttttattttatttttttctgaatAATGGCAGTTGCTTTCTTTGGACTTGGATTGTGTTATTAGTCAAGGCATGAAGAGCTTATCACACAAACAAAAACTAATGGATGATTGTATCTCCAAGTCATATGAGATAGCCCTCGGTAACGGTGCATTTGGTTGTTGCCTGGTATGCTTGATGTTTCCTCTTCATAACTTATATTTGCGAATTACTTCATGTTGCTCTTGGGTCTATTAATTTGTACCGTGAAGTTGTGTGCTGGTATCTTTCTTTTCTCCTGGCATCTGGATATAAGTTTTGTAGATTTGCTTATACgttttcttttgcttcttaaAGGAGATGGCAAAAGGTTACGAAAATCTTTTTGCTAACAACACCTTTATCTTTATGTAATTGGAGGCTGTTGATGCAGATACAACACTTTCAGAGTTAAGGAGTGAATTGGGACATCAACTAGCTATTAAAAGCCAAAAAATGAAGTTGAGGTTCGTTCATTTCATTTTTGGTTGTTCCTATCCTAAGTATATTATAGTTGCAGCAAATAGTGTAGAGGTTTTATGGAAAACTTGAAAGGACATGGGTTTGTCTGTATTTTATTGTTACATGACATACTTGGAAGTGGAGAAATAGAGTTATTTTTTGACAAACATAAACCTGATTGGAATATGAAAATTATAAACTTGAAATTGGCTTTGAGATACTAGGTTAAATAACTATCCATTCTCTCCCCAACAAAATTAATGGAATGTAAAAGTGGCTCAGATTTCATGCTAGATGAGTTGGTTTGAGAAATCAATGAGTTGATGAACCATAACTGGTTCCATGAAATGCCTTGCCGCACCTTGTCCTCTTGATGGCCATCCCGAAGGGAGTGGGATGTGTGGAGGTGACAGAAAGAAGTTAGGGAAGGCAAAGTTTATGGTTCGGTAGAAATCTGAGAAGTATTAATAGGAACTCAATTGCAAAGAGATGATAGGGTGCAAGACATGTGAAGGCACGATTGAGGCAAAAGAGGATATCTGTCATTGAAGGTGGTAATTTTGCATGTGGCATAAGGTATAACTGATAAAGTAGATAGAATGAGTTTTTTGTGTGGCATGAAGAGGTTTTGGTGTAAGTGGTTAATCCACGAACTCGCATGTTTTTTCCCCAAATATAAACTATCATAGAAGTTGTAAGATAGGAAGCTTCACTCTGTTTGTAGTCTTAACTCTCACATGTGTTTATACTTCAAACCCTTTTCCTTTAAACAAATACACCCTTAAGAAGCATAGTGACTTGAGGATAATGTCATGGTTTGTTCTTTGAGTTCAACATTCTGTAACAAACCACAAACAAAGAGAATAGAAGGAGTAGTATGATTCTGTTATTCAGCCTACATTCTTGATGATGGTTAGGAAATTATAGAACTGATTGCAGGATCTGAAACTTGTTTCGCaagtttatttaatttcatattCTCGTTATCTTTTGTCGACCCAAAATAAATGTCATTACTTTTTACTATTTTCGATAATTCATATCTCATGTTTGTGATCCACTTCTAATTTTAGGGGTATCGGAGCTATTGTATATAAAGTAGCAGAGCTTGAAAATGATCACAAGTTTAAAATAAGCCTGAGAAGTGTGGAAAATGAAGATACAACGCCAATCTCACAGGTTAATTATTCTTTTACCAGGTTTGTTCATGTTACTTGCTGTAGGACTCAAACTTGTAGCTAATGTGCTTTTGGTCTCTCTGTTTAGGAATTTGGAGGCGGCGGACATCGAAACGCAAGCTCTTTCATGTTAAGCTGTGAAGAATTTGAGCAATGGAAGGTGTGAGATATGAAACACATGATTGCAACTGTGTAAGGTGATATTAtgcatttttcttgttctttttaattaaattgtaattCATGAATTTTCTTTTAACTATTTAATCGGTATCAATGTAATTGCCGAGTGTAGATGTAACTTAAATCGTGCTTGACTAACCCGCTACAATAGTTGTTTTCTATAgactattcattcttcttcgtTTACTAAGTTGACTTACTTTCTACTCTCGGATAAAAGTAGGACTTGAATGATTGAATACCACAACTCCATACCCTCTATTCAATAGTAGGAAAACAATAAGTAGGTTCGATATATacaagggaaaacaaaaaagaacacGTCTCTTATTCCGGTCATGCCATGAAACTACGAAAGGTTCTAAACTTGTCCGATAGACCTGTGATTCTTATGGTAGGAATGACATGAGCTACTTAACTTTGAAGCTATAGTTGTTACTGTTAGGGAATAGGCAGCAGTCAAAGTCGGAGTGGAAATGAGGTAAATAATTTACGTGAAGAATGATAGATTTAATATACCAATAAAACAAGTTCAGGAAGAAAGGAAGCAAAATATCTTGCGCTAACACTCTGAAATGatatttaatatattcaatGGTAATTACAATATAGTGTATTACACTTAGTTTATAATACGATTTGCAATACCTAGTAAGTTTTAGAGAATATAATCAAATCTTAGTTTATATCGCTTATAACACttaaaattttaccaaattcTATAATATTACACTTACTACGTTACAAGTAGAATCTCACTTACAAGTTATACCGAAACTTTGGATTGCTTTGTTGCTTTGCTTGGTGCATTGGGGGTTTCACTTtagctcctatttatagccAAATGATGCGTACTAAAGAAATAATTCTAGCGACAGAACGTagactttttttgtttttcatggcAGATCAGAGTTTTATTTAAGGATTTATTTTTGACCAATAGATTGCTGCATACAAACGTGAGATTCGAATCTCTAACACTTGTATAAGCAGATTAGTGAGTTAACTACTAGATTAATCTAAGTTAGTTACAAAATTTAGATATTTGAGGATTAAAATATTAGAAACATGATCTCTATATTGCTTCATATATATTATCTTCAACTTTCAGTGGGAATGATTGaagaatatatttatatattattaatacaagtcatattttaaacaaattttcgCCTTGACTAGTATTTATAATAATCTTCAACCACTGCAAGAATCAATGCTACAATGGTCTCTTCGGGACATatctattaatataattatctaATACAATTAGTCTTGCTCACTAAGGTCTTCTACCATAGGCCTTTACTCATCTAAATGGTAGAGAGTGGTGTTGATAAAGTGTTGTGAATTATACagctaagaataataaaatagagtAGAAGTGAAGAGAATGAGAGAACTCTTATTATTGATGGTCTCGTTGAGTAATTGGTGTCATTATTGGTATGTTATATGGAGCACCCAACAGACCTATTTatatcaaacaaaaaacaaactGAAATGTGAATCAACTCAAAAAATACATATGTAACTAATTTATAACTGATTCTATCTAGGTCAAGATAAGaatattcatatttaaataTTCATACCACGTATAACATTTCTTTCAGCTTATGAggcaaaacataaataaactaACATAAATAAACTTAtgtctttattaaaaaaatattaggatGTTATTAACCGTGCTGAAAGGGCTAAATCATGAAACCACTAACCAACATATATCTTTAACAAACTTCTCAAGTCTCTTCTAATGGCGACCATGTCAAGCATAGCGCTTATTAACGAACTCCAATACACATAATAATGTTTTGAATGCCTTTAAAATAATTCTCGTAAGAGAAGATGCACATTAAAAATTGGTAGCGCCATATTTTTTAATCGAACTATAGTATTATATTCAATTGCCTTTCAAGTGTTATAATCCCTTTCATAgggaggaaaaaaaaataacataatgaaACTTACACTTTTAGTatctcaataataaaaataagttaattatggtgtaaattaaaaaaaaaagtatttagatatttttttattaattactatatatatgaTGAGATGTTCCCaaagttattaattattgaCCACCAAtcttgaaaaatatatattagcttGTAAATGTAACATGTGAAACTTCTTCACCACCAACCATATTTGGTGCATTAGAAGAGTACCATGCATCTTCTGTGATGAACTGCATCCATGAATCATCTTTGTCTTCCTCTTCCAAACATGAAGATGAAACCCCTGCTATGTCTGGTGACATGGTTTCACAAtactcattattattattactattattgttattattattgattatggtttGTGAGCTCTCAATTAGTGAAGACATGTTACTACAATGCCCTACTTGCTCTTCAACATCCGTACATATTCCATTTTTCTTGAACACACGGCACAAAGCATAAGTATCCtgcaataataaaataagtcaccaataattaaatataaatataa
The Arachis duranensis cultivar V14167 chromosome 5, aradu.V14167.gnm2.J7QH, whole genome shotgun sequence genome window above contains:
- the LOC107490722 gene encoding uncharacterized protein LOC107490722; this translates as MAAAAILYHYPCPDGAFAALAAHLYFKATCLPSLFFPNTVYRPLTPHDLPLTQISHLYLLDFVGPPHFLQDISAKVQRVIVLDHHKTALEMLGSENLGAKNVDKVIDMERSGATIALDYFKEKLMNHDAVKHQYVLDEFERVRQLFRYIEDGDLWRWKLHNSKAFSSGLKDLNIEFDVRKNPSMFDQLLSLDLDCVISQGMKSLSHKQKLMDDCISKSYEIALGNGAFGCCLAVDADTTLSELRSELGHQLAIKSQKMKLRGIGAIVYKVAELENDHKFKISLRSVENEDTTPISQEFGGGGHRNASSFMLSCEEFEQWKV